The sequence below is a genomic window from Dyadobacter chenwenxiniae.
CACAATGCGATTATCATATTGGAACTCATCCAGTTCAACGGTTGCCAGAGCAGGATGGGGAACGTTTGACATAACTCAGGTAAAATTTAGTGAATATCTTTTGTGTTGTTTTTGACGGACGCGTCGCTGTTGGGATCGTCGAATAGAATACGGACCGACGGCGTGTAATCGTCGTCGTAATGTCCCTTGCGCACCGACCAGATGAAGGCGCCCAAAAAGGCCAGGGCGATGGCTAAGCTGGCGATAATCATGACGAACATTGCGCTCATTGGAAAGAATGCTTTTACGTTTTATGTGATTCAAAACTACCGGATCGCCCCGAGCAGAAAGATGACGACGGCAGGCTTCACAACTGACTTTGGTCAGTTTTTTAAAATTCTGCTGGCCGCCACGTTGCTGGCAATGGTGGTGAAGCCCACGATTGAAATTAAACTTACCGGCATAAGAATAGCCGCCAGCACAGGCGAAAGCTGTCCGCCAATGGCAAAGAAAAGTCCTCCGATGTTGTAAATCAGTGATATAGCGAAGCTGGCTTTGATGATCTTCTGGCCGTGGCGCGCCAGGTTAATGAAAGCCGGCAGGCGCGAAAGCTGCCTGCCCTCAATGATCATATCGCAGGATGGCGTAAAATTATTGATGTCATCGGAAACAGCCACGCCCACATTACTTTGCTGCAAAGCGCCCGCATCATTTAACCCGTCGCCTACCATAAGCACATTTTGATGCATTTTTTCCTGCAATGTTGCAATGAAGGCGAGCTTGTCTTCGGGCTTTTGTTTGAAATACAAATGGGCGTTGCTCCCAAAAAGATGGGCCAGATATTGCTGATCCGTACGTTTGTCGCCCGAAAGCAAATAGGTGTTAAAGCCGTGGTCGTGAAGCTTGCCAATGGTTGTTTGGAGATTTTCGCGATATTTTACTTTTATTAAAAAATAACCCGGCGAAATGTCATTAATACTAACATAAACCCTGGAAAAGTGCTGATCATAAGCAACATTGTCAGCAGCTTC
It includes:
- the ccoS gene encoding cbb3-type cytochrome oxidase assembly protein CcoS, encoding MSAMFVMIIASLAIALAFLGAFIWSVRKGHYDDDYTPSVRILFDDPNSDASVKNNTKDIH